One region of Rhodocaloribacter litoris genomic DNA includes:
- a CDS encoding DinB family protein has translation MALRSRPLWKWVPLCVAVEPVHWAAVSALNPAIPKGSISMTVNDLRLLFDYSYWANERLFRVILQLTPEEFTRSVAGSYGSVRNTLVHVLSTEWGWLDRCGGPERGPRLEVDDYPTVASLIEAWRRIEAYMRGFLDGLKDQDLARNVEYRGAGGEKRFMPLGELLHHAANHAVHHRGQVVLLLRELGHAPGNMDLLFYYADRRGIVAW, from the coding sequence ATGGCGCTCAGGAGCCGTCCGTTGTGGAAATGGGTGCCACTGTGTGTTGCCGTTGAACCGGTGCATTGGGCAGCCGTTTCGGCATTGAATCCGGCAATCCCCAAAGGCAGCATTTCGATGACCGTCAACGACCTTCGCCTTCTCTTTGACTACAGCTACTGGGCTAATGAAAGGCTCTTCCGCGTGATCTTGCAGTTGACTCCGGAAGAGTTCACGCGTTCGGTAGCCGGGAGCTACGGATCCGTCAGAAATACACTCGTTCACGTTTTGAGCACAGAGTGGGGCTGGTTGGATCGGTGTGGTGGTCCCGAACGTGGTCCGCGCCTTGAGGTTGACGACTACCCGACGGTTGCATCACTTATAGAAGCATGGAGGCGGATCGAGGCTTACATGCGTGGATTCTTGGACGGGTTGAAAGACCAGGATTTGGCACGTAACGTCGAATACAGGGGAGCCGGGGGCGAGAAACGTTTTATGCCGCTGGGTGAGCTGCTACATCACGCAGCCAACCATGCCGTTCATCACCGAGGGCAGGTCGTGTTGTTGCTGAGAGAACTTGGCCACGCTCCGGGTAACATGGATCTGCTGTTCTACTACGCAGACAGGCGTGGCATCGTGGCCTGGTGA
- the nadA gene encoding quinolinate synthase NadA: protein MTDLPVLDPAVGYVEEEIDPFLDLFEEIERLKREKNAVLLAHYYQEPDIQDIADYIGDSLGLSRKAAETDADIIVFAGVHFMAETAKILNPGKKVLLPDLNAGCSLADACPADAFAAFKARYPGHVVVSYINCSAATKALSDIICTSSNAEHIIRQIPEDQPILFAPDRNLGRFLMKRTGRDMVLWDGVCIVHETFSEQKLVRLKMRYPGAPVLAHPECEEAVLRHADFVGSTSQIRRFAREDAHDTFIVATEEGILHQMRKDSPEKTFIPAPPESGCNCNQCPHMRLNTLEKLYLCLKHEQPEITMDEKLRRRALRPIERMLEMSAAVA, encoded by the coding sequence ATGACCGACCTGCCCGTCCTCGACCCCGCCGTCGGATACGTCGAGGAGGAGATCGACCCGTTCCTGGACCTGTTCGAGGAGATCGAGCGGCTCAAGCGCGAGAAGAACGCCGTGCTCCTGGCCCATTACTACCAGGAGCCGGACATCCAGGACATCGCCGACTACATCGGGGATTCGCTGGGCCTCTCGCGCAAGGCCGCCGAGACGGACGCCGACATCATCGTCTTCGCCGGCGTGCATTTCATGGCCGAGACGGCCAAGATCCTCAACCCCGGCAAGAAGGTGCTGCTGCCCGACCTCAACGCGGGCTGCTCGCTGGCCGACGCCTGCCCGGCGGACGCCTTTGCCGCCTTCAAGGCCCGGTATCCCGGCCACGTCGTCGTCTCTTATATCAACTGCTCGGCGGCCACCAAGGCCCTGAGCGACATCATCTGCACCTCGTCCAACGCCGAACACATCATCCGGCAGATTCCCGAAGACCAGCCGATCCTTTTCGCGCCGGATCGCAACCTGGGGCGCTTCCTGATGAAACGGACGGGCCGCGACATGGTCCTCTGGGACGGCGTCTGCATCGTGCACGAGACCTTCAGCGAGCAGAAGCTCGTTCGCCTCAAGATGCGGTATCCCGGCGCACCGGTGCTTGCGCATCCCGAATGTGAGGAGGCCGTCCTCCGCCATGCCGACTTCGTCGGGTCCACGAGCCAGATCCGCCGCTTTGCCCGCGAGGACGCGCACGACACGTTCATCGTGGCGACGGAGGAGGGCATCCTGCATCAGATGCGGAAGGATAGCCCGGAGAAGACGTTCATCCCGGCGCCGCCCGAGAGCGGGTGCAACTGCAACCAGTGCCCGCACATGCGCCTGAACACCCTCGAAAAGCTGTACCTCTGCCTGAAGCACGAGCAGCCGGAGATCACGATGGACGAGAAGCTGCGCCGGCGCGCCCTCCGGCCCATCGAGCGGATGCTCGAGATGAGTGCGGCCGTCGCCTGA